The genomic window TTGTCCATGAAGAACTTGAGGCCGACGATGGCCAGAACGGCGGCGACGACGTAGACGATGATGCGGGTGGTGTTCATCTGGCGGTCCAGGCGCATCTTAGCACCGCCCGTGCCGAGGACCGACCGTTCGTGAGAAAAACCGAAAGGGCCCGGCGTTTCCGGCCAGGCCCCTTTTCGTCCGGTCAATGGCCCTTAGTGCGCCATGTGGTTCAAGAGCTTCACGTAGCCGGCCCAGGCTTCGTCTTGGGTGGCTTGGATCTGGTCTTCGGGCAGTTCGAAGCCGAACTGGCCCGTGTCGCGAAGTTCGATGGCGTACGCGGGGACGTTGTACTGCGAGTAGATGTAGTCGTTGCTCGTACCGCTCGCCGTGTACAAGATCCACGAACACTGGCCCTGGTCATAGTTCCGGCCGAACGCGCTCATCGCCGTTTCCATCTCCAGGCCGTAGTTGTTGAACATGGTCTGGTCGGCGGGCCGCGTCGTCGTGTAGCTCCAGGGCCAGAGGATCAACTGGGAGAAGCTGTGGAAGTCGATGAACGCTCCGACTTTCGGCAGGCTAGCGGCGAAGTCACGGACGGCTTGCGTCTCGGGCTCGCTGAACGCGGCGGTGCCGCGGTAAGTCTCGGAACCCTTGTTCCCGCTGCTCCCGTCGTTGCCGCCCCAGCCCTTGGCGTAGTTCCGGTTCAGGTCGACGCCGAACGTGCCGCCGCCGTTGTTGCGACGGTTCTTGCGCCAGTACCGGTCGTTCGTCCACGTGTATTTGTATCCGTCCGGGTTCGTGATCGGGATGATCCAGAGGTTCTGGTTGACCATGAAGGTCATCGGGCTGGACTTCAGGCCGTCCAAAGTCGATTTGGCGAGGTGCATCATCACGCTGCCGCTGATCCATTCGCGGGCGTGGATGAGGCCGTGGACCACGAAGCTCGTCTTCGGCTTGCCAGGGATCTCGACGGGGAGGCCGAAACGGTAGGCCCACATCGCTTGTCCGTTGATCGAGGTGCCGATCTGCTTCCGGACCACGAACTTCGGGTTCTGCAGGCGCAGGTTCTCGAAGAACGCGAGGATCTGGTCGTGGTTGTAGTAGTGGAGCCGATAGTCGTCGACGGCGACGCCGAAGTCCCAACCGTGCCTTTGTTGCCAGTCGCGCGGATCCTCGAGCGGGCCGGCATAGGAGTAGCGGAACCCGCTCAGCTTCGACCAGTCCTGCGGCCCGACGATCACGTCCGCCTGTCCGAGGTGCAGGATACAGTCGGCGGTGTTGAGGTCGGAATCGGAAAGGCGCCGCAGGGTCGCGGCGTCGGGCACGTCGACCCGGACTTTGTTCCAGCCGGTCGCGACCTGTGCCCCGGCCCCCGCTGCGAGAGAAGCGAGCGCTAAGGAGAAGACAAAAGCACGCATAGCGCGTGAAGTGTACGACATCGGACAGAGATCGGCGCACTTCCTGGCAATCTTCTTAGCCTCGGCGTACAAGCGTTGAAGCCGTCTGACAAGCCTGTGTCCTCGCCTGCGGCTAAAATCGGACCCCATGCCCGAGCCGCTCGTATGGTCCGTCCGACTTTGGGAACGCGCGCCACAGAAGCGGTGGGTGGCGATCGTGGCGATGGTCGTCGCGGGTGCGGCGGGCACGGTGCTGTTGCACCACCTTTTGTTCGGGCTCGTCGGCGTGCTGGTCGTGCTCGTTTCCACCGGGGAGCTCTTCTTTCCTGCGAAGTACACGTTGGATGCGAACGAAGCGAGGCAACGGATCGGTATAACGGTGACGGCGATCCGTTGGACAGACGTCAAACGTCTGATCCCCCAACAGGACGGCGTGAGGCTGAGCCCGTTCGAGAAACCGGACAGGCTCGACGCGTTCCGTGGGGTTTTCCTGCGGTACGCAAGCAACGAAGACGCGGTATTGGGCAAAATACGCGAACTCTGGCAAGGCGATGCAAGCACTCTGGAAAGAAGGGCTGACGGACGGGCAGAAGACGGAGCTCGTGGAGAAGGTGGCCCAGGAAGTCCACAAACGCCGGTTGGAGACTCCGGCGATCCTCTTCCTTGAGATGCACAAGCCTCTGGCCGGGCTGGCCTCCCAGTCCTTAGTCGTGTTCTCGCCGTTCCTTTGCCCCTTCGTCGGATTCCAGAACATAGACGATTTCAGCCAGTTGGCGGGCGACCGCGCCGCGGTCGAGACCTTGATCCAACGCCTGGAGCAACTGCGGGAAACCCCGCGAGGAGACACTTCGAACCTCGATGCAATGGCATGACACGGGTCAGATCGGGATGTACGCGACGCTCCTTTTGGTCGCTTTCATCCTCTTCAACATCTATAAGGCCGCCCACAAGAAAAAGGACCTCTTCATCCGGAGGATCTCCGGCCTGAACGCGATCGACGACGCGATCGGACGCGCCACCGAGATGGGCCGGCCCGTCCTGATGGTCCCCGGCGTCGGCACGCTCAACGCGATCTCGGTCCAGGCCGTGAGCATCTTCGCCCACGTCACGAAGGCTGCGGCGCAGTTCGGGACGCCGATCCGGCTCTGCGTGGCGGACGCGGCGGTCTATACGGTCGCCCAAGAGGTCATCCGCGACGTCTATCAGAACCAAGGTCTGACCGAGCGGTTCGACACCGACTCCGTGCGCTTCCTGACCGACAGGCAGTTCGCGTTCGCGGCCGGCGTCAGCGGCCTCATCCTTCGCGAGAAGGTCGCCGCCGCGTTCTTCCTCGGGGAGTTCTTCGCGGAATCGTTGATCTTCGCCGAAACCGCGAACGGCGTCGGCGCGATCCAGGTCGCTGGTTCGACCGAGAAATCGCAGACCCCGTTCTTCATCGCCGCTTGCGACTACGTCTTGATCGGCGACGAGTTCTACGCCGCCAGCGCGTACTTGACCCGCCAGCCGATCCTGGTCGGAAGCCTTGTCGGCCAAGACTGGTGCAAGGTCGCGATGGTCGCGGTCGTCTTCTTCGGCTTCATGGCCAACAGCTACCAGCGCAGAGGTATGTCCGACAACCATCGGATGACCCTAATGGACGCCGAACCGGAGATCTGGAAATCGCTGTCGGAAGACGAGAAGAAGAAGTTCGCCACGGCCGAGGTCTGGAAGAAAGAGGAGAAAGCCGACCTCGCTCCGGCCGAAGACACAGGCCTTTATCGGGCCTTCAACCCTATGTACACACGCGAGTACCTCGACGTCAAACGGGAGCAGAAGCCTAAGGACGGTGTCCAGTGATGGACCTGCTCGCCCAGGCCGTCCCGCTCAACCAATGGGGCGTCCAGCCCTGGTCCGGTGAGATGTGGGGGAAGATCATCGTCGCCTTCGTCCTGTGCATGGGCGCCATCTTCGCCCTGACCAAGGCGCCGACCCGCCTGCGCAGGCCCGTCGTATGGACCTTCACGTTCGCGTCCGGCCTGTTCTACGTCCTGCTTTGGATCTGGCCACAGCCGGTGAACCGGGGCGACAACGATCTTCCGAGGGACGCCGTCGAAAGGTTCGGGTTCTTCCTTGGGGACACCTTGCCCCGCGTCGCGGACGTCGCGAACATCCTCACCGCGATCCTTCTCGGCCTCGGCATCTACTCGCTGCTCCGCATCCACCTCGGCCGCATCTTCAAACGGCAACAAGACCGTTTCTTCAGTTGGGTGTTCCTCGTCGCGATGGTATCGATCACGGTGGTCGGCTATCTCGACTGGACGATGCGCGAGTTCGGCGACAAGGAAGGGAAGCTGCTCGAAATGACGAACTGGCAGTTCCCGAACCTGGCGCAAAACCTGCTGTTCGACGGACTGCTGATGCAGATGGACTCCGCGATGTTCTCGATGATCGCGTTCTTCATCCTCTCCGCAGCCTACCGAGCGTTCCGCATCCGGTCGGTGGAGGCCACCGTCCTCATGGCCAGCGCCTTGATCCTGATGATCAGTCTGCTGGGCGGCGTGGTCTACGGGTGGAACCACACCGTGGCCAACATCGCGGCAGGCATGCACCTGCCGCACGCCGATCCGAGCATCAACGAGGCCAGCTATCTGAACTCCTTCAAGATCAGTTCGATGGCGGGCTGGGTCAAGAGCTTCCTCCAAGTGCCGGCCTTGCGTGCCGTCGACTTCGGGATCGGGCTCGGGGCGCTCGCAATGGGACTTCGGCTCTGGCTCGGGCTTGAAAAGGGAGGCGTCAGCGTATGACCCCTGAAAAGTCTCTGGTGGACAAGCTCCAAAACCTGGACCGCAGGATCCTGTATCTGATCCTCGTCTTCATGGTCACGATCCCGCTCCTCTTCAAGGTCTCGATCCCGGTCGAACCCGACGCGACGAGCAAGGCGTTCTACCACCGGGTGATGTCCTTGAAGGAAGGGCAGACCGTCTTCATCCAGTCTGACTGGACGATCTCGACCCGCGGCGAAAACGCCGGACACTTGGAAGCGCTCCTGCGCATCCTGATGTCGAAGAAAGTCAAGTTCGTCATCTACTCGGTCGGCGACCCGCAGGCCCCGGGCGTGTACCGGAACGTCATCCAGTCGATCAACGCCGAGCGGGAGAAGCAGGGACTGACGGTCTATAAGCCGTGGGACGACTACGTCGACCTCTTGTACTTCCCGAACGCCGAGGGTTCGCTCAACTCGATCGCCTTCGACGTCAAGAAGATCTTCGGCTCTCGGCGGGTCAAGGACCCGAACTCTGGGACGGAACGACCGGTCTTCGAATCCCCCGTCCTCAAGAACATCAACTCCGTCGGGGACGCAGGGCTCTACTTGATCGTCACCGCCTCCAGCACGGTCGACCGTGCGGTGGAACGGTTGAACGAGCGGACGAGCCTGGCCGTCATGTGCACGGGCGTCATCGGCCCCTCGACCTTACCGTGGTTCCAGTCCGGGCAGGTCAAGGGCGTCGTGATCGGACTCAAGGGTGTCTACGACACCGAGTACATGATGAAGCACGGATTGAACTATAAGGACGGGGACGGCCGGATCGAAGTGCCATGGCCAGGCAAGGAGGACAAGTCCGCCGAACCTGTCGCCGAAGGCACCCAGTTCGACCGAGGTTCGAAGTACTACCTGTCCTTCCACTTCGCGATCGTGCTCCTCATCCTCGCGGTCGTCGTCGGGAACGTGAGCATGGTGATGGCTCGCAAGGCGGGGAGGTCTTAAGGCGATGACCGAGCAACAACTCGCGCTGTTCAACTTCATCAAACTGTCCTGCGGCGTGGTCGCGACGATCGGACTGTACAGCGTCCTCTACAAAGAGACGAAGTTCTTCCGGTTCTTCGAACACATCTTCCTCGGCTTGGCGGCCGGCTATTCGGTCGTCGCGCTTTGGAAGGAGACGCTCTATCCGATGTGGTGGATCAAGATGGTCGGCCAACTCGACGAGAAGTCCGGGAACGTCGCCGTCCCGGCCTATTGGGCGTACATCGTCCTCTTGCCGATCGGACTCTGCGGCTACATGGTCTTCAGCAAGAAGCACAACTGGCTGAGCCGGATCCCCATCGGGATCATCATCGGTCTTTGGGCCGGCCAGCAGATCCAAATCTGGTGGCAGACCTATGGCCCGCAGCTCTATGCTTCGATGCAACCGGTCTGGCCCACGGGCACGGACAGCATCGTCAAACCGTTGACGGCAGGTCTGACTCCCGAAAGAGTCGCGGAGATCAACTCCAAGCTCTATCCGACTCAGGCGCTCAACAACCTGATCTTCGTCGTGACGCTACTCTCGGCGTTCACGTACTTCTTGTACAGCTTCGAGCTGAAGACCAAGTTCCTGCGGAACTTCAACAAGCTTGGACGCTGGATGCTGATGATCGGGTTCGGCGCGATTTTCGGATCGACCGTCATGGCCCGCTTCGCCCTCGTCATCGACCGCATGTTCTACATCGCGATCGAATGGGTGAGCAGTCTCAAGAACCTCTTTGGCGGCTGACGCCACTTCGGACGCGGTCGTGCTCCGCCGGACGGATTCCGGCGAAGCCGACCGCCGTCTGACCCTCTTCACGCCTTCGCTCGGAAAGCTCGACGTCATCGCCAAAGGTGCGAAGAAGGCAGGATCGCGCTTGGCGGGTTCGAGCGAGCCGATGGTCCGGGCCGTTTTCACCTGGGCGGAAGGGCGTCACCGAAGGTTCGTCACCCAAGTCCAGCCCGCTACCTCCTTTCCGCACCTCCGTGCCGATTACGACCGGACCGCCGCCGCCCTCTCGTTGCTCGAACTGTTCGCCGTCAGCACGCCGTTCGAAAGTCCGGTGGACGGGCTGTTCGAGATCCTTGTGACGACGCTCGAAGCGATGGAGGCGGCCGACGATCCGCTTCCGGCACTCGTCTGGGCAGAGGCGAAACTCCTTGACGCCGAGGGCGTCCATCCGGACTGGGCCGTGTGCGTCGATACGGGCAGCCCGCTCGTCGACAATCCCAGTTGGGTGTCGCCTACCGCAGGAGGCCCTGTGACCCAAAAAGGGGCCGAGTTCCATCCGGACGCCTTTCCTGCGAGCGCGGAAGTGCTCATCTCCCTGCGTCGCACGTCAGAACTGGAAGCCCCTCCCGACCGTCTCCGCTATGCAAGAGAGTGCCTGATCGTCTTGTTCCGGTTCTGGAGGCACACGCTCGGAGAGCGCTTACCCGCGTCGGAAGCGCTCGTGCATTCCCTGACGGACGGCACGGGTTAGGTGCCGACGGGGTGCCAGACGGACTTCGTCTCCTGGAAGGCTCCGACCCAGTGCAGCCCTTGGCCGCCTGTCCGGTGCAACGTGTCCCAGCTATGAACGCGCTTCAGGTTCTCCGTCGCGTCGCCGAGGTTCTGACTACCTGGCAAGACCATGGCCTCGGGAGCGCACACCGCGTCGACGTCCATGTGCTTGCAGAGATGGGGAAAGGTCTCCGACTGTCGCCCCGTCAGGATGTTGACGACGCCGGCAGGGACGTCGCTGGTCGCAACGATCTCCCCGAACTCGCAAGCGACGACTGCGGACTCGTCTGCGGCTAGGACAATGCACGCGTTCCCGCCCGTGATCGCCGGGGCCAAGGCGCGGACGACGCCCGTCAGACCCGACTCGGCGGCCGCGCCGACGACGCCCACGGGCTCCGGCACGCTGAAGTCGAAGTACGGCGCTGCGACAGGATTGACCGACCCAAGCAGCTGGGCGTACTTGTCCGTCCAGCCGGCGTAATGGACGAGCAGGTCGACGGCTTGTCCGGGGTCTTCGTTCCCGAGTCCCTCGAATTCGCCAGACCGCGCTTCGAGCATTTCGGCAAGACGATAAAGGATCTGCCCGCGGTTGTAGGCGGTCCTTGCCGACCAGCCGGGCCAGGCGGCACGGGCCGCTTTCACGGCGTCCCGGACGTCCTTGCGCGTCGCCCGTGGAGTGTTGGCACCGTCCGTCGGTAGTGTCCGTTCGGACTCAGAACGCACGAAAGCCCCTCCGATGAGCATCTTGTAGGTCTTGTTCACGCTGAGGCGCATGGGAACCTCCTCACTGCAGATACGCCCCCAAACCGTGCCATCCGCCTTCACGGCCGAAGCCGCTCTCTTTGTAGCCGCCGAACGGGGACGTCGGATCGAACTTGTTGAAGGTGTTCGCCCACACGACGCCTGCCCTGAGTCTGGAGAGCGTCGAGAAGATCTTGGAGCCCTTGTCCGTCCAAACCCCGGCGGAGAGCCCGTAACACGTGTTGTTCGCCTTCTCGACCGCCTCGTCCGGCGTCCGGAACGTCATGACGGCGAGGACGGGGCCGAAAATCTCCTCGCGGGCGATGCGGCTCGACTGCGCGACGCCGGTAAAGACCGTCGGGCGCATGAAGAACCCACGGTCGGGCAACGGACAGTCGGACTGGAACATACGGCAACCTTCGTCGACTCCGGAGGCCACGTATTCCTGAATTCGGGAGAGCTGTTCGCGGGAGTTGACGGCCCCGACGTCCGTGTTCTTGTCCAAAGGGTCACCGACGATGAGCGTCCGGATCCGGTCTTCTAATTTCCCGAGGAGCCTGTCGGCCACGCTTTCCTGTACCAAGAGCCTCGATCCTGCGCAACACACGTGCCCTTGATTGAAATAGATGCCGTTCACGATCCCTTCGACGGCCTGGTCGAGCGGGGCGTCTTCGAAGACGATGTTGGCCGCCTTCCCCCCGAGCTCGAGGGTCAGGTTCCTTGTCTTCGCCGATCGACGGATCGCCTTGCCGACTTCGGTCGAACCCGTGAACGCGATCTTGTCGACGCCTTCGTGGGCGACGACCGCAGCACCCGCGTCGCCGAAGCCGGTCACGATGTTGACGACGCCTGGCGGCAGCTCGGCTTGTTGAAGGACTTCGGCGAGCAAGAGGGCCGTGAGCGGCGTCGTTTCGGCCGGCTTGAGCACGCACGTGTTGCCGGCCGCCAGGGCCGGCGCGAGTTTCCACGCCGCCATCAGAAGAGGGAAGTTCCAAGGGATGATCTGGCCGCAAACGCCGTGCGGACGGACGTCGCTCCGACCAGGGAACGCAAACTCCAGTTTGTCGGCCCAACCCGCATAGTAGAAGAAGTGGGCGGCGGCCAAAGGCACGTCGACGTCGCGCGACTCGCGGATCGGCTTGCCGCCGTCCATCGATTCCAAGACGGCGAACTCACGGGCCCGCTCTTGTATCAACCTCGCGATCCGATAGACGTACTTCCCGCGGTCGAGCGCACCCATCTTCGACCAAGGCCCTTCGAACGCCTTCCGCGCCGCCCGAACGGCCCGGTCGACGTCTTCGAGCGTCCCGCGAGCGCAGTCGGCGATCTTGGTTTCGGTCGCGGGATCGATCGTTTCGAACGTTCCGCCGTCGGAGGCCGGGACCGACTCGCCGTCGATGTAGTGTCCGTTGACGGGCTTGATGTCAAGAAGGTCCGTTCCTTCAGGCGCAGGAGCGTACGCCCACTTGCCGCCAAAGTTCAGCTTCGGCGCGCCGGTCGCCTTGACCCCGTTTTGCACGGGCCGGCTTGTCTCGACGGTCCTCGGTTCCGTTTTCATCGTCCGCATCGGTCTGGCCCA from Armatimonadota bacterium includes these protein-coding regions:
- the recO gene encoding DNA repair protein RecO, which gives rise to MAADATSDAVVLRRTDSGEADRRLTLFTPSLGKLDVIAKGAKKAGSRLAGSSEPMVRAVFTWAEGRHRRFVTQVQPATSFPHLRADYDRTAAALSLLELFAVSTPFESPVDGLFEILVTTLEAMEAADDPLPALVWAEAKLLDAEGVHPDWAVCVDTGSPLVDNPSWVSPTAGGPVTQKGAEFHPDAFPASAEVLISLRRTSELEAPPDRLRYARECLIVLFRFWRHTLGERLPASEALVHSLTDGTG
- a CDS encoding aldehyde dehydrogenase family protein, with amino-acid sequence MRLSVNKTYKMLIGGAFVRSESERTLPTDGANTPRATRKDVRDAVKAARAAWPGWSARTAYNRGQILYRLAEMLEARSGEFEGLGNEDPGQAVDLLVHYAGWTDKYAQLLGSVNPVAAPYFDFSVPEPVGVVGAAAESGLTGVVRALAPAITGGNACIVLAADESAVVACEFGEIVATSDVPAGVVNILTGRQSETFPHLCKHMDVDAVCAPEAMVLPGSQNLGDATENLKRVHSWDTLHRTGGQGLHWVGAFQETKSVWHPVGT
- a CDS encoding aldehyde dehydrogenase family protein → MKTEPRTVETSRPVQNGVKATGAPKLNFGGKWAYAPAPEGTDLLDIKPVNGHYIDGESVPASDGGTFETIDPATETKIADCARGTLEDVDRAVRAARKAFEGPWSKMGALDRGKYVYRIARLIQERAREFAVLESMDGGKPIRESRDVDVPLAAAHFFYYAGWADKLEFAFPGRSDVRPHGVCGQIIPWNFPLLMAAWKLAPALAAGNTCVLKPAETTPLTALLLAEVLQQAELPPGVVNIVTGFGDAGAAVVAHEGVDKIAFTGSTEVGKAIRRSAKTRNLTLELGGKAANIVFEDAPLDQAVEGIVNGIYFNQGHVCCAGSRLLVQESVADRLLGKLEDRIRTLIVGDPLDKNTDVGAVNSREQLSRIQEYVASGVDEGCRMFQSDCPLPDRGFFMRPTVFTGVAQSSRIAREEIFGPVLAVMTFRTPDEAVEKANNTCYGLSAGVWTDKGSKIFSTLSRLRAGVVWANTFNKFDPTSPFGGYKESGFGREGGWHGLGAYLQ